In one window of Candidatus Kinetoplastibacterium blastocrithidii (ex Strigomonas culicis) DNA:
- a CDS encoding GNAT family N-acetyltransferase, whose amino-acid sequence MSRHFLSSLLDPSSLLICTDKEINNISLPENIKKNLIDIDRIKNKELYVKYYGKCNPSIIDSVDLVLVCVSNDILQETLYSLSKFNPRAAIILNHDASLYSKNIRDLCKRWASDCKCELLGPDSFGIQRPSISLNLSPNFPSVRQGRVALISQSRSIVSVIIDWASRDNIGFSLVLFIGKETSLSLSKVIDYLIWDYYTESIVLYLENMDNVREFISALRALARIKPVIVLKAGHHDYDDVVFSAVMRRTGVVRIRYFSQLFSAVRILSYPNKLNGRRIALFSNGIGLSRLAVDMIYASPMLLKSNLSSNTRESIKLLFDKISVIDHCSIIIHSSLDKDLVIKAMNLFLSDDDIDGILVLIAPDYSSDMLSIVEALLNIIPEIKKPIVICLMADIAATSLVKICNRYMISVFQTPESAAYAISVLAEHYYNQQLLLQVQPSIPFYVLPNIDDIKLLLSSIISNGRHNLNLQEIDAMFCAFDMRIKFSTEWKFLPRSNGPIEIHVWRDSIFGPVIQLCGSFINHKNFDNTNPLNMEIPPLNNFLARQLIERSNVFVNKLEIGDNRLSTLQLILVQISEMLIALPDIYSLCLGPFFITDYGVVSDNVAVEIMKHGNDNFVNVAYPHMAIHPYPSDLVKKCYLKDGTVCLVRPIRPEDAEILQNFIRGLSDRSRYMRFISAMRELTPKMLSHYTQIDYQRELALVAIIDKSANNDKYNEDTMIGFVHFLCNEDGLGVEYALVVGDKWQRIGLGNKLMIYMIDAAKKIGFKYMDGFVLSSNRPMLSLLKNLGFIIKTDPEDKSIYRVYFDLSRY is encoded by the coding sequence ATGTCAAGGCACTTTCTTTCTTCTTTGTTAGATCCATCTTCATTATTAATTTGCACCGACAAGGAAATAAATAACATATCTTTGCCTGAAAATATAAAAAAAAATCTTATAGATATTGATCGTATTAAAAATAAAGAGTTGTATGTAAAATACTACGGTAAATGTAACCCTAGTATTATAGATTCCGTGGATCTTGTCCTCGTATGTGTTTCTAATGATATTTTACAGGAGACACTTTATTCTTTAAGTAAGTTTAATCCCAGGGCTGCTATTATATTAAATCATGATGCATCATTATATTCAAAAAACATAAGAGATTTGTGTAAAAGATGGGCTAGTGATTGTAAGTGCGAGTTATTGGGGCCTGATTCTTTTGGTATACAGCGCCCAAGTATTTCTTTAAATTTAAGCCCTAATTTTCCTTCTGTTAGACAAGGTAGAGTTGCTTTAATATCTCAATCTAGGTCTATTGTGTCGGTAATTATAGACTGGGCCTCAAGAGACAATATAGGATTTTCGTTAGTTTTATTTATAGGGAAAGAAACGTCACTTAGTTTATCCAAGGTAATAGATTATTTGATTTGGGACTATTATACCGAGAGTATTGTCTTGTATTTAGAAAACATGGACAATGTCCGTGAGTTTATCAGTGCGCTAAGAGCATTGGCTAGGATAAAGCCTGTAATAGTATTAAAAGCAGGTCATCATGATTATGATGATGTTGTGTTTAGTGCTGTTATGCGTAGAACAGGCGTGGTTAGGATAAGATATTTTTCACAGTTATTTTCTGCAGTAAGAATATTATCTTATCCAAATAAATTAAATGGTAGAAGAATTGCCTTGTTTTCAAATGGCATAGGACTATCTAGACTAGCCGTTGATATGATATATGCTTCCCCAATGCTATTAAAGAGCAATTTATCAAGCAATACCAGGGAATCTATAAAGTTATTGTTTGATAAAATATCAGTAATTGATCATTGCTCAATTATAATTCATAGTTCATTAGATAAGGATCTTGTTATAAAAGCAATGAATTTGTTTTTATCTGATGATGATATAGATGGTATTCTTGTGCTGATAGCTCCTGATTATTCTTCAGACATGCTATCTATAGTTGAGGCATTATTAAACATAATTCCTGAAATAAAAAAACCAATAGTAATTTGTTTGATGGCTGATATTGCAGCGACATCCTTAGTGAAAATATGTAACAGATATATGATATCGGTGTTTCAAACTCCAGAGTCAGCTGCTTATGCTATTAGTGTATTAGCAGAACATTATTACAATCAGCAATTACTGTTGCAGGTTCAGCCATCTATTCCGTTCTATGTATTGCCAAATATTGATGATATAAAGTTATTATTAAGCTCAATTATTTCAAATGGCAGGCATAATTTAAATTTACAAGAAATAGATGCAATGTTTTGTGCATTTGACATGAGAATCAAATTCTCTACAGAGTGGAAATTTTTGCCTAGATCTAATGGCCCCATTGAGATACATGTATGGAGAGATAGTATATTTGGTCCAGTTATACAACTTTGTGGTAGCTTTATTAATCATAAAAATTTTGATAATACAAATCCTTTGAATATGGAAATACCTCCTCTAAATAATTTTTTAGCCAGACAACTTATAGAACGTAGTAATGTCTTTGTTAATAAATTAGAAATTGGCGATAATCGCTTAAGTACATTACAATTAATTTTAGTTCAAATTTCTGAGATGTTGATAGCGCTTCCTGATATCTATTCACTATGTTTAGGACCATTTTTTATTACAGATTATGGGGTAGTATCTGATAATGTAGCAGTAGAGATCATGAAACATGGCAATGATAATTTTGTGAATGTTGCTTATCCACACATGGCAATTCATCCATATCCTTCGGATCTAGTAAAGAAGTGTTATTTGAAAGATGGGACAGTATGTTTGGTGAGGCCGATACGTCCTGAAGACGCAGAAATCTTGCAGAATTTCATTAGAGGATTATCTGACAGATCTCGCTACATGAGATTCATATCTGCAATGAGAGAGTTAACTCCTAAAATGTTATCTCATTATACTCAGATTGATTATCAACGAGAGTTGGCTTTGGTGGCAATTATAGACAAATCAGCCAATAATGATAAATACAACGAGGATACTATGATTGGCTTTGTGCATTTTTTATGTAATGAAGATGGTTTAGGAGTCGAATATGCTCTAGTTGTTGGTGATAAATGGCAGAGAATTGGGCTCGGTAATAAATTGATGATTTACATGATAGATGCAGCGAAAAAAATAGGTTTTAAATACATGGATGGTTTTGTTTTAAGTAGCAACAGGCCCATGTTATCTTTGCTAAAAAATCTTGGCTTTATTATAAAAACTGATCCTGAAGATAAATCTATATATAGAGTATATTTTGACCTAAGTCGTTATTGA
- a CDS encoding ribonucleoside-diphosphate reductase subunit alpha, with the protein MQKTVISITDDSSAVSKKQQNYIDKWSDYKVIRRDGSVADFIPIKINIAITKAFIAVRNDQGIMSASNRELIEKLTNQVISALIRNKPSAGSFHIEDIQDYVELSLMRAGLQDVARAYVLYREKRNQERIISKTIIDKKNNTEDENSITVKENNQLRTIKISSLKSIIKSATTGLENVIKEVDIEIIIKETLKNLYEGIPIKEVFKSIILTTRAKIEKEPSYNYVTARLLLHTIRKEVLGKDISHEEMHKNYADYLPEFIKIGVKGGILSSDLEDYDLNLLGNVIDANRDLNFKYLGLQTLYDRYFLHLNGKRIELPQIFFMRVAMGIATKERDKNQKAIEFYNILSSFDFMSSTPTLFNSGTKHAQMSSCYLTTVPDNLDGIYESIKENALLAKYAGGLGNDWTPVRALRSHIKGTNGESQGVVPFLKVVNDTAVAVNQGGKRKGAVCTYLETWHLDIEEFLELRKNTGDERRRTQDMNTSNWIPDLFMKRVMNNEDWTLFSPSDCPDLHEKYGKEFEKAYSKYEAKTTNGEITLFKKIPAISLWRKMLSMLFETGHPWITFKDTCNIRSPQQHIGVVHSSNLCTEITLNTNESEIAVCNLGSINLNNHMKTTDNKSFELDLKKLQNTTKVAMRMLDNIIDINYYAVLKAKQSNEKHRPVGLGIMGFQDCLHMMRISYASKEAIDFADKSMEAICYYAYLASSDLAKERGKYNSFKGSLWSHGILPQDTIDILEKERDGYVEMDKSSQLDWKYLRNHILENGMRNSNCVAIAPTATISNIIGVSASIEPTFQNLYVKSNLSGEFTIINEYLVDDLKQLNIWDEVMVADIKYFDGSLSRIERIPQNIRDLYKTAFEIQPEWLVECASRRQKWIDQSQSLNIYMSGASGKKLDETYKLAWIRGLKTTYYLRAMGATSTEKSTGQGGELNSVNIKKEQSKTCQININDQECEVCQ; encoded by the coding sequence ATGCAAAAAACAGTAATTTCTATAACTGATGACTCATCAGCTGTAAGCAAAAAACAACAAAATTATATTGACAAATGGTCTGACTATAAAGTAATTAGACGAGATGGATCTGTAGCTGATTTTATTCCAATCAAGATTAATATTGCAATAACAAAAGCATTCATAGCAGTACGCAATGACCAAGGTATAATGTCCGCTAGCAATAGGGAGCTAATTGAAAAACTTACAAATCAAGTTATATCTGCTCTGATACGGAACAAACCTAGTGCTGGATCATTTCATATAGAAGACATTCAAGATTATGTTGAATTATCTCTAATGAGAGCAGGTCTTCAAGATGTTGCTAGAGCTTATGTTCTATATAGAGAAAAAAGAAATCAAGAAAGGATTATATCAAAAACCATAATAGATAAAAAAAATAATACTGAAGATGAGAACTCTATAACAGTAAAAGAAAATAATCAGTTAAGAACAATTAAAATATCTTCGTTAAAATCAATTATAAAATCAGCCACCACTGGACTAGAAAATGTTATAAAAGAAGTCGATATAGAAATAATTATAAAAGAAACTCTTAAAAATCTATACGAAGGCATACCAATTAAAGAAGTATTTAAATCTATAATTCTAACGACAAGAGCAAAAATAGAGAAAGAACCATCCTATAACTATGTAACTGCTAGGTTACTACTACACACAATAAGGAAAGAAGTTCTAGGGAAAGATATCTCTCATGAGGAAATGCATAAAAATTATGCAGATTATTTACCTGAATTCATTAAAATTGGGGTAAAAGGTGGGATTCTATCATCTGATCTTGAAGATTATGATCTAAATTTGCTAGGGAATGTAATTGATGCTAACAGAGACCTAAATTTTAAATATCTTGGACTGCAAACCTTATATGATCGTTATTTTTTGCATCTAAATGGAAAACGGATAGAACTTCCACAAATATTTTTTATGAGGGTTGCTATGGGCATAGCAACTAAAGAACGAGACAAAAACCAAAAAGCAATAGAATTCTATAATATATTGTCTTCTTTTGATTTTATGAGCTCTACTCCTACTTTATTTAACTCTGGAACTAAACACGCTCAGATGTCATCCTGCTATCTAACGACAGTGCCTGATAATCTAGATGGCATATATGAGTCTATAAAAGAAAATGCTCTGCTAGCTAAATATGCTGGCGGACTTGGTAATGATTGGACCCCAGTACGAGCATTAAGGAGTCATATAAAAGGAACAAATGGAGAAAGCCAAGGAGTAGTTCCTTTTTTAAAAGTTGTTAACGATACAGCTGTTGCTGTTAATCAAGGAGGTAAACGTAAAGGAGCTGTATGTACCTATCTTGAAACATGGCACTTGGATATAGAAGAATTTTTAGAGCTAAGAAAAAATACTGGCGATGAAAGAAGACGTACCCAAGACATGAACACATCTAACTGGATACCAGATCTTTTCATGAAGAGAGTAATGAACAATGAAGATTGGACCCTATTCTCTCCATCAGACTGTCCAGATTTACACGAAAAGTATGGTAAAGAATTTGAGAAGGCTTATTCTAAATATGAAGCCAAAACAACAAATGGAGAAATCACCTTATTCAAAAAAATACCAGCTATATCTCTGTGGAGAAAAATGTTATCAATGTTATTTGAAACTGGTCATCCATGGATAACGTTCAAAGATACATGCAATATAAGATCTCCACAACAGCATATAGGTGTAGTTCACAGCTCCAATCTATGCACTGAAATAACATTGAATACAAACGAGTCTGAAATAGCAGTATGTAATTTAGGATCCATAAATCTAAATAATCATATGAAAACAACAGATAACAAGTCGTTTGAACTTGATCTGAAAAAATTACAAAATACTACTAAAGTAGCAATGAGGATGCTAGATAACATTATTGACATAAACTATTATGCGGTATTGAAGGCAAAACAATCAAATGAAAAACATAGACCTGTTGGGCTAGGCATTATGGGATTTCAAGATTGTTTACACATGATGCGCATATCCTATGCATCAAAAGAAGCTATAGATTTTGCTGATAAATCTATGGAAGCAATATGCTACTATGCTTATCTAGCTTCTAGTGACCTAGCGAAAGAAAGAGGTAAATATAACTCATTTAAAGGATCTCTATGGTCACATGGCATCTTGCCACAAGACACTATAGACATATTAGAAAAAGAAAGAGATGGTTATGTTGAAATGGATAAATCTAGTCAACTCGATTGGAAATACTTAAGAAATCATATCTTGGAAAATGGAATGCGCAACTCAAACTGTGTTGCAATAGCACCCACAGCTACAATATCAAACATAATTGGTGTGTCTGCAAGTATAGAGCCAACCTTCCAAAACCTTTATGTTAAATCTAACCTGTCTGGAGAATTTACCATTATCAATGAATACCTAGTTGACGATTTAAAACAACTAAATATTTGGGATGAAGTAATGGTTGCAGATATAAAATATTTTGATGGCAGCCTATCACGTATAGAACGCATACCGCAAAATATACGTGATTTATATAAAACAGCTTTTGAAATTCAACCAGAATGGCTAGTAGAGTGTGCTTCGCGTCGTCAAAAGTGGATAGATCAGTCTCAGTCTTTAAATATATACATGTCAGGCGCATCAGGAAAGAAATTAGATGAAACATATAAGTTAGCATGGATAAGAGGATTAAAAACAACATACTATCTACGAGCTATGGGGGCAACTAGTACAGAAAAATCTACAGGTCAAGGCGGAGAATTAAATTCAGTTAATATAAAGAAAGAGCAATCAAAAACGTGTCAGATAAACATTAATGATCAAGAATGTGAAGTCTGTCAATAA
- the rpsI gene encoding 30S ribosomal protein S9, with amino-acid sequence MIGNWNYGTGRRKTSVARVFIKKGTGKITINGKLLDDFFARETGRMIVKQPLVKVGYLDFFDIKANVYGGGETGQAGAVRHGITRALVDYDKELKPSLSNAGFITRDAREVERKKVGLRKARRKKQFSKR; translated from the coding sequence ATGATAGGTAATTGGAATTATGGAACTGGCCGACGCAAGACTTCTGTTGCCAGGGTTTTTATTAAGAAGGGTACAGGTAAAATTACGATTAATGGTAAATTACTGGATGATTTCTTTGCTCGTGAAACTGGTCGAATGATTGTTAAGCAACCATTGGTTAAGGTTGGTTATCTAGATTTTTTTGATATAAAGGCCAATGTTTATGGTGGTGGTGAGACTGGTCAAGCTGGAGCAGTACGTCATGGCATTACTAGAGCTCTAGTAGATTATGATAAAGAACTTAAACCTTCTTTATCTAATGCTGGATTTATCACTCGTGATGCTAGAGAGGTTGAACGAAAGAAGGTTGGACTACGGAAAGCACGTCGCAAAAAACAATTTAGTAAACGTTAA
- the argC gene encoding N-acetyl-gamma-glutamyl-phosphate reductase, protein MDNSFDKRIKVGLVGGTGYTGVELLRILIQHPNVDLLVITSRKESGLRVSDLYPNLRNHISLEFSSLDSPKLMSCDIVFFATPHGVAMSQARDLLESGVKIIDLAADFRIKDVEIFEKWYKMGHSCPDILKNSEYGLVELNRSNIVKSNVIGNPGCYPTTVILGLIPLLDLAEPLIDVSDIVADCKSGVSGSGKKLEISNLFSESSDNFKAYGVSGHRHHPEIVSQIEKISGKKINLTFVPHLVPMIRGMFSTIYTKILPHALDIDFQELFVKRYKSEPFIDVMPSGSFPETRSVRSSNRLRIAIHRPNNENRLIILVIQDNLVKGAAGQAVQNMNLIFGLKETTGLDSVAILP, encoded by the coding sequence ATGGATAATAGTTTTGATAAAAGAATTAAGGTTGGTCTAGTTGGTGGTACTGGATACACTGGAGTGGAATTATTACGTATATTAATACAGCATCCTAATGTGGATTTGCTGGTTATAACATCAAGAAAAGAATCAGGGTTACGTGTTTCTGATTTATATCCAAACTTACGCAACCATATTAGCTTAGAATTTTCTTCGCTAGATAGCCCTAAATTAATGAGTTGTGATATTGTATTTTTTGCAACTCCTCATGGTGTGGCTATGTCTCAGGCTAGAGACCTATTAGAGTCTGGTGTTAAAATTATTGACCTAGCTGCTGATTTTCGTATCAAGGATGTGGAAATTTTCGAAAAGTGGTACAAGATGGGGCATTCCTGTCCGGATATTTTGAAAAATTCAGAATACGGTCTAGTGGAGTTAAATCGTTCTAATATTGTTAAATCTAATGTCATTGGAAATCCAGGATGTTATCCAACTACGGTTATATTGGGGTTGATTCCTTTATTAGATCTAGCTGAACCTTTAATAGATGTTAGTGATATAGTAGCTGATTGCAAATCAGGGGTGTCTGGTTCTGGTAAAAAGCTAGAGATTTCAAATTTATTCTCTGAGTCATCAGATAATTTTAAAGCATATGGTGTTTCTGGGCATCGGCATCATCCTGAAATTGTCTCTCAAATAGAGAAAATATCTGGCAAAAAGATTAATTTAACTTTTGTGCCTCATTTAGTTCCAATGATTAGAGGAATGTTTTCTACTATTTATACAAAAATACTTCCTCATGCTTTAGATATTGATTTTCAGGAATTGTTTGTTAAACGTTATAAGTCTGAACCTTTTATAGATGTAATGCCTTCAGGATCTTTTCCGGAAACTAGATCAGTTCGCTCTTCTAATAGACTTAGAATTGCTATTCATCGCCCAAATAATGAGAATAGATTAATTATACTAGTTATACAGGATAATTTGGTTAAGGGAGCTGCAGGTCAGGCTGTTCAGAATATGAACCTAATATTTGGTTTAAAAGAAACCACTGGTTTAGACTCTGTAGCTATATTACCTTAG
- the pmbA gene encoding metalloprotease PmbA, with the protein MDKNKEHFQDLIERSLKSANRLGANQSYAEISTVKGLSVSVRKGCVETIEKSHDRMLNIVVFDGKKSGSASTSDFSPDALSKTVEAAWHIARYTAIDEASGLPEEDLLAKEFRDFKLYHLWSKSVEDMISIAKQTEEAAINFSNRIVNTDGSFVNSSQSYSLLGNTFGFFGSRISSQYSLSVMPIAGDNQGNMQRDYWYDSNCNPLNLSDPVHIGKYAAERSIARLSARRISTGNFPVIFEAPVALGLIGSFVQAASGGALYRNASFLTGSLGKSVFSNHIDIIEDPHIDGAIGSTSFDSEGVSTIKRSVVSKGVINGYFLSSYSARKLGLSTTGNAGGSHNICMISSKTKKTDDLMSMIKRMNRGLLITELIGQGVNYVTGDYSRGAFGFWVENGEIQHAVQEITIAGNLRDMFRQILLIGSDVISRGTKTTGSVLIENMSIAGL; encoded by the coding sequence ATGGATAAAAATAAAGAACATTTCCAAGATCTCATTGAGAGGTCATTGAAAAGCGCAAATAGACTTGGCGCTAACCAGTCATATGCAGAAATCTCTACAGTCAAGGGATTGTCAGTTTCTGTGCGTAAGGGCTGTGTAGAAACCATAGAAAAGTCACATGATAGGATGTTAAATATAGTCGTATTTGATGGCAAGAAGAGTGGTTCAGCATCCACCTCTGATTTTTCTCCTGATGCTTTAAGCAAGACAGTAGAAGCTGCTTGGCATATAGCGAGATATACTGCTATTGATGAGGCTTCAGGTCTTCCAGAGGAGGATTTATTGGCTAAGGAATTCCGAGACTTTAAGTTATATCATTTATGGTCCAAGTCTGTGGAAGACATGATATCTATTGCTAAGCAGACAGAAGAGGCTGCTATAAATTTTAGTAATAGAATAGTGAATACTGATGGATCCTTTGTTAACTCAAGTCAGAGTTATTCTTTATTAGGAAATACATTTGGGTTTTTTGGAAGTAGAATTTCTTCTCAGTACAGTTTGTCAGTTATGCCAATAGCTGGAGATAATCAAGGCAATATGCAAAGGGATTATTGGTACGACTCGAACTGTAATCCATTAAATTTATCAGATCCAGTGCATATTGGGAAATATGCAGCAGAAAGATCTATTGCTAGATTGTCTGCCCGTCGCATATCAACTGGAAACTTTCCTGTTATTTTTGAAGCTCCGGTTGCTTTAGGGCTAATAGGCTCTTTTGTTCAGGCGGCTAGCGGAGGAGCCTTGTATAGGAATGCTAGTTTCCTGACTGGCTCTTTAGGAAAGAGTGTTTTTTCTAATCATATAGACATTATAGAGGATCCGCATATAGATGGAGCAATTGGTAGTACCTCTTTTGACTCTGAGGGTGTTTCTACTATAAAACGTTCTGTTGTATCGAAGGGGGTTATTAATGGTTATTTTTTGTCTTCTTATTCTGCCAGGAAGTTAGGATTGTCTACTACAGGGAATGCAGGTGGCTCACATAATATTTGTATGATCTCTTCCAAAACGAAAAAAACTGATGATCTAATGTCAATGATAAAGAGAATGAATAGAGGTTTGCTAATAACTGAACTAATAGGACAAGGTGTTAATTATGTTACAGGAGATTATTCAAGAGGAGCTTTTGGATTTTGGGTAGAAAATGGTGAGATACAGCATGCAGTACAAGAGATAACAATTGCTGGGAATTTAAGAGACATGTTCAGACAAATTCTTTTAATTGGATCTGATGTTATTTCAAGAGGTACTAAAACAACAGGATCAGTATTAATAGAAAATATGTCAATAGCTGGATTATAA
- the rplM gene encoding 50S ribosomal protein L13 → MKTFVAKPHEVMRSWFVIDAKGKILGRVASEVARLLRGKHKPEFTPHVDTGDFIVIINAADIVVTGNKARDKNYYRHTTYPGGIREISFEKMQQRFPGRVIQKAVKGMLPKGPLGYAMIKKLKVYAGADHPHAAQQPIAREF, encoded by the coding sequence ATGAAGACCTTTGTGGCTAAACCGCATGAAGTTATGCGAAGCTGGTTTGTTATTGATGCCAAGGGAAAGATTTTAGGTCGTGTAGCCAGCGAAGTTGCACGACTTTTGCGCGGAAAACACAAACCTGAATTCACACCACACGTTGATACGGGTGATTTTATTGTAATAATCAATGCAGCGGATATAGTAGTTACTGGCAATAAAGCTAGAGATAAGAATTATTATAGACATACTACATATCCAGGTGGAATACGTGAGATAAGTTTCGAAAAAATGCAACAACGTTTTCCAGGCAGAGTAATTCAAAAGGCTGTTAAAGGCATGTTGCCTAAAGGTCCTTTGGGATATGCAATGATAAAGAAACTTAAGGTGTATGCTGGTGCTGATCATCCACATGCTGCTCAGCAGCCTATTGCTAGGGAATTCTAG
- the gltX gene encoding glutamate--tRNA ligase: MNSYTNNNVRVRFAPSPTGFLHLGGARTALFSWAFAKHNNGIFLLRIEDTDIKRSTKEAIKSIMDGMTWLGIISDEEIVYQTQRMERYRELLKKMLNEGNAYYCYSSAEEIDKMREEARKNETKPKYDGTWRPELNKIMPNIPKDRNPTIRFKNPSTGIVTWNDMVKGRISFKNEELDDLVIARSDGTPTYNFCVAIDDLDMGISHVLRGDDHVNNTPRQINILKSLNAKIPEYGHLPMILGTDGEKLSKRHGAMNIMEYKSKGYLPEAMVNYLARLGWSHNNDEIFNTRQLIDWFDIKHLSKSPSQWDPKKLDWINSYYIKHTDTHNLVNMVMPMITARNYEPNENDLGSIIDLFKERSTTLNQLAENAIIFYKETINIADDIKNKCTDDQTIQLIRKFISIANNVDWKIEEIDRVIKTIITENNITMKQIALPLRIYLTGEANTPSINKVLLLLGKEKVLSRLRKTLDNYKQL; this comes from the coding sequence ATGAACTCCTACACTAATAATAACGTGCGTGTTCGTTTCGCTCCATCCCCAACAGGTTTCCTTCATCTGGGAGGTGCTCGTACAGCATTGTTTTCATGGGCTTTTGCCAAACACAATAACGGTATATTTTTATTGCGCATAGAAGATACTGACATAAAGAGATCAACTAAAGAAGCTATAAAATCCATCATGGATGGCATGACATGGTTAGGAATAATATCAGATGAAGAGATAGTATATCAAACTCAAAGAATGGAGCGCTACCGAGAATTACTAAAAAAAATGCTTAACGAAGGTAATGCTTATTACTGTTATAGTTCAGCTGAAGAAATTGACAAAATGAGAGAAGAAGCTAGGAAAAATGAAACAAAACCAAAATATGATGGCACATGGAGACCTGAGCTTAATAAAATAATGCCAAATATACCAAAAGATCGCAATCCAACAATAAGATTTAAAAACCCATCAACAGGGATAGTAACATGGAATGACATGGTAAAAGGAAGGATTAGTTTTAAAAATGAGGAACTTGATGATTTAGTAATAGCTCGTTCTGATGGCACTCCTACATATAATTTTTGTGTAGCCATAGATGACCTGGATATGGGCATATCTCATGTGTTACGAGGAGATGATCATGTCAATAATACACCTAGGCAGATTAATATACTAAAATCACTGAATGCAAAAATTCCCGAATACGGACATCTGCCTATGATATTAGGAACAGATGGCGAGAAGTTGTCAAAGAGACACGGGGCCATGAATATTATGGAATATAAATCTAAAGGCTACCTTCCTGAAGCAATGGTAAACTATTTGGCTCGCCTTGGATGGAGCCATAATAATGATGAGATATTTAATACTAGGCAGCTAATAGACTGGTTTGACATTAAACATCTATCCAAGTCTCCGTCACAATGGGATCCTAAAAAACTTGACTGGATTAATTCATACTATATAAAACATACAGATACTCATAATTTAGTGAATATGGTAATGCCGATGATAACAGCTCGCAATTATGAGCCTAACGAAAATGATCTAGGATCTATAATAGACCTTTTTAAAGAAAGGTCTACAACTCTAAATCAACTTGCTGAAAATGCAATAATTTTCTATAAAGAGACTATCAATATAGCAGATGATATAAAAAATAAGTGTACTGATGATCAAACAATTCAACTTATACGCAAATTCATTTCTATTGCAAATAACGTAGACTGGAAAATAGAAGAAATAGATAGAGTTATTAAAACTATAATTACAGAAAACAATATAACAATGAAACAAATTGCATTGCCACTAAGAATATATTTAACAGGAGAAGCAAATACTCCATCTATCAATAAAGTCTTATTACTATTAGGTAAGGAAAAGGTACTTAGCCGTCTAAGAAAGACTCTTGATAATTACAAACAGCTCTAA
- a CDS encoding alpha/beta hydrolase: MLKNEKKTIEIETSIEPSHTLIWLHGLGANAQDSIQILSNLDIRNLNTRFICPNAPERIISVNCGLKMQAWYDIKSNIIDENEDICGIKESVCIINDLINREKSRGIKPDNIILGGFSQGCALALYAGLSITEKINGIIALSGYLPMKKDLISKLNQHRDINIFVGHGINDPLISPSYPKEYVEILRKNGYNNIKLKYYDIAHSICTDELKDISNAIKEMITKKSITT, from the coding sequence ATGTTAAAAAACGAAAAGAAAACTATAGAAATAGAGACTAGCATAGAACCATCACATACATTAATATGGCTTCATGGATTAGGAGCAAACGCACAAGACAGCATACAAATTCTAAGTAATTTGGATATTAGAAACTTAAATACACGCTTCATATGCCCTAATGCTCCTGAGAGGATTATATCAGTAAATTGCGGGCTAAAAATGCAAGCATGGTACGATATAAAATCAAATATAATTGATGAAAATGAAGATATCTGCGGGATAAAAGAATCCGTCTGCATTATAAATGATTTGATAAATAGAGAAAAATCAAGAGGTATTAAACCTGATAATATTATCTTAGGTGGATTTTCACAAGGTTGTGCGCTAGCATTATATGCTGGATTAAGCATAACCGAAAAAATAAATGGTATAATTGCCCTATCCGGTTATTTGCCTATGAAAAAAGATCTGATTAGCAAATTAAATCAACATCGAGATATAAATATCTTTGTTGGACATGGGATAAATGATCCATTAATATCTCCATCCTATCCAAAAGAATATGTGGAGATATTGAGAAAGAACGGTTATAACAATATAAAACTTAAATATTACGACATAGCCCATAGTATCTGCACAGATGAGCTAAAAGATATAAGCAATGCAATAAAAGAAATGATAACAAAAAAATCAATAACGACTTAG